AAATTACAtagtgtgcactacgtcatcacgcactatttttttttatccacaacaagtcaATTTGGTGGAAACCCCACTGGTGGGGAAAATGGGTATATTTTCTTCatgcggattttagaatattcgcattgAAAATCTTGTCGCCATAGTTTATGACGTCTATGATTGTACTCAAGCAGagtggaacatgtctgtctctTATTTACAACTGGCTCCATCTATCTACCACGGAATTCACTTTTCaccgtccccccccccctcttctgtGTCATTTTCCTCTTCTTTAAGCCCAGATCTAAAATTGAAAAATAGAAATATAAAATtactgaaatgtaaaaaaaaaaatacaattatataAATTATGGACCAAAAGTAATAAATGATGCTGTTCTAAGGAAATAGAATGGAGAAGGCACGGGCATCAGTGAAAGAcaagaagaagatgaagaagaaacTAGGATAAGACAGTAGCAGGTGTTACGGGTTCTAGGTTGGTTAGCATGTTAGCTTTAGCACACTGATTGaagtcacctcgttagtcaggatgtgtttcacctgtgctggcccagaGAGTGATCTCGTTAGTCAGGTTgagtttcacctgtgctggcccagcTGGTAGTTAGGACCCGCTGACCCAGTGCATCAGTTAGAGAGGATATGTTGGTAAAGCTACACCCTCATATTAGCGCTTCCACTTTAGTTAGCCAAAAATAGTTTTGTGTTTTCCCCTGTTTGTTTGGCTCCATATTCATTTTACTCCCTATCCTAAATTGGAGTGGGTTGCGTTTCTTTAGTTTTACATCTGAGACAAATGTTGTGGGCACTCATGGTGTGTTTCTCTTATAAACCCCTAATTAGTTGCTTGCCAACTTTCAGTGGGTGTCTTTCAGAAACCCCTTTTGAaagctatttctgttttgttttagCTGTCAAAGTGACTTTCTGTGAATGACAACATTTTGTGTGTGGTCCTTTTGGGAATATAACCCTGGTGATAACTCCTATGCCTCACCCTGAGAGTGTGGTCCTTTTGGGAATATAACCCTGGTGATAACTCCTATCCCTCACCCTGAGAGTGTGGTCCTTTTGGGAATATAACCCAGGTGATAACCTCTATCCCTCACCCTGAGAGTGTGGTCCCATGACCCTGAGCAGAAGGCCGTTCCGTCAGGAGACAGACGCAGAGTGCTGACACGGTTCTCATGTCCAAACAGGATGGACACCCTCGTCCCCTTCAAGACATCCCACACGTTGATGGTGTAGTCGTTGTAGCCACCGAACAGTAGCCGGCCTGGAGAAGAAAAAACATGTCCTCTTTCAACAATATAAACGTAACACATCATTTTTGATGAGAAGGTTAATGTGAAAGTAAGCTATTCTTATTCAACAGTAAATAACATGAATTTAATTTAGTATAAATCATTATGAGTTTAATTAGTGAAATTGATCAGTCAAATCATATGTTTTATATGGCCAGTAGAATAAGGGATTTATTCGCTACGGATTGAATCGATCCCTAAGGGCATTGGGTCTTACCACTGAGAGAGAAGTCAACACTGGAGGCACCAAATATGATGCTCTCTTTGGAATAAATGGCCACTTCTCTGTCTGCCCTCAGGTCATAGAGACGACACTGAAACAAACAATGCTTGTTAATGTTTAGatttatttaagtatttttttgcaaatggggtaaattatatatattttttttctacaAAGAAATGACTTCATGAACTTTGACATCGAAAGGCAACATGCGATCAACATGTGATCAAGCAGTAAATTATATGAATGATAACTTACTGTAGCATCATCGGAGCCTGAAGCAAATGCATCTCCACTGGGGTAGTACCTGATGCCAAGGAAGGAGACAAACGCCAGGTAATATAAGAAAACCATGCAAACGGCAAGGGTAGAGTACTCCTACTTAACATTAATATATGTCACTGTCAGTGTTGACAAGTGCTATAAGTCGCTTTGAATAAAGTCATATCTTGTGACCTCACCTGACGCTGTTGATGTCTGATTCGTGGGTTTCGAAGGACTGGATGCACTGGCCTGAGCGCATGTCCCATACATTGGCCTTCTTGTCACAGCCCTGCATGAGATACACATAGAGGATTCTGGATTCACACATTTAATGCTGACCTTTTTTGACAGGTCGCCCTCGCAAAAGACGGTTTAACCTCAAGGGCATTTCAGGGTTAAATAAAAGTAGAAAATATCCACATTATGTAAAATGTAACACAGTTTCTCTGCAGTCTGGACCACACAGTCTCCTAGAGGCAGGGGTTGGAATCTCAAGCTACTATTTCGTCACTATGGTGTCCTTTCATCCGTTTCCTCTTATCATTTAAAATCTATCTTttggaataaaataaaaatatgaaaggaatgttgttttttgtataaaaatgttttaagtgaaaagaggagggagaaagaaggcTTATAGGAGCAGTCATGCTGTTTTTCACAAAGTGAAATACTACTAGTTGTCTCCTCACTCCAGAGACGAAGGTGTTGCCGGTCTCAGAAGGAGCTAGGTCGAGACATAGAACATCGGCGGCGTGTCCATGGAAACTCTGTAACAGCTGACCACTCTCCACATCCCATAATGCACAGGTTCCGTCTCCGCTCGAGGTCAGGATCTGGAAGACAAGGGGTTCATCACAAACTGCATCTTGGGATTGTAACATAATACTAACTGCCACTTAGTCATCCATCCGGTCAATGAAATTTAGACTTAAGGTTAGGATTCACCCCATAATGTACATCCAGGACTGGATTCACAAACCTATATTAGTCTAATTTCAGGACTAAAAAGAATTATCACTGCAGAGTCTATATTGAATATGTCAGGGAAAACGGCTCCCAGTGAGCAAAGTACAACCACACTACTATCAATAGCAGGGTCAGATTGAAACCATTGTTCAGATTCAGAATTAAGAATTCTCTGACACGGCCCCATAAATAGAAGAGTCTTGGCCGAGGCTAAAGCATGTGACAAACTACATCCAATGGGGAACATTTGACTGTTGTGAATTATTAAACAAGCGTAGAAGTTCTttccaggtacagtacagtatgacagGCTGTGATTTCTCATAACTCATCTGCTATAGGAAAGTCAACTGATTTAGCAGTAATCAAGTAATTCAATGAGTTATAGAAAGGAACGAATACAGAAATCTTGATAAAGACTAtaacaaaatataaaaatgtacGACAAATAAATCATTACATCAGACGAAGGAAGAAAATGAAGAGGTGTCTCGTCTAACCTGCATGTCTGAGTTGGTGAAGCTACAGGCAGATAAGTAGTTGGTGTGCATGGCGA
This genomic interval from Salvelinus alpinus chromosome 6, SLU_Salpinus.1, whole genome shotgun sequence contains the following:
- the gnb5a gene encoding guanine nucleotide-binding protein subunit beta-5a; amino-acid sequence: MRFSINPEMATQEVQPNETLTNLKAESDTLKTKLEDERAKLHDVELHQVAEKVDGLGQFIMKTRRTLKGHGNKVLCMDWCKDKRRIVSSSQDGKVIVWDAFTTNKEHAVTMPCTWVMACAYAPSGCAVACGGLDNKCSVYPLSLDKNENLAAKKKSVAMHTNYLSACSFTNSDMQILTSSGDGTCALWDVESGQLLQSFHGHAADVLCLDLAPSETGNTFVSGGCDKKANVWDMRSGQCIQSFETHESDINSVRYYPSGDAFASGSDDATCRLYDLRADREVAIYSKESIIFGASSVDFSLSGRLLFGGYNDYTINVWDVLKGTRVSILFGHENRVSTLRLSPDGTAFCSGSWDHTLRIWA